A portion of the Citrobacter rodentium NBRC 105723 = DSM 16636 genome contains these proteins:
- the phrB gene encoding deoxyribodipyrimidine photo-lyase, protein MSTHLVWFRCDLRLHDNLALAAACRSSTARVLALYISTPAQWTKHTMSPRQAAFIAAQLEALQQALADKGIPLLFEETADFDASVETVKAVCESHDVTHLFYNYQYELNERERDAAVEKALRKVICEGFDDSVILPPGSVMTGNHEMYKVFTPFKNAWLKRLKEGMPECAAAPKARDRAAVAPQQKITLNYPQQQFDRTLFPVDEKAVIAQLRQFCQQGAGEYEHQRDFPATDGTSRLSASLATGGLSPRQCLHRLLAEHPQALDGGAGSVWLNELIWREFYRHLMTRNPALCKHRPFIAWTDRVAWRDNAAHFQAWQEGKTGYPIVDAAMRQLNATGWMHNRLRMITASFLVKDLLIDWRKGERYFMSQLIDGDLAANNGGWQWAASTGTDAAPYFRIFNPTTQGEKFDRDGEFIRRWIPELREVPGKAIHEPWKWANSVGVTLSYPQPVVDHKQARATTLAAYEAARKGA, encoded by the coding sequence ATGTCCACCCATCTGGTCTGGTTCCGTTGTGATTTACGTCTGCATGATAATCTTGCCCTTGCCGCTGCCTGCCGAAGCTCAACCGCGCGGGTGTTGGCTCTCTATATCTCCACGCCCGCCCAGTGGACGAAGCACACCATGTCGCCGCGACAGGCGGCGTTCATTGCCGCGCAGCTGGAGGCATTGCAGCAGGCGCTGGCCGACAAAGGCATTCCCCTGCTGTTTGAAGAAACGGCGGACTTCGACGCCAGCGTGGAGACGGTGAAAGCGGTCTGCGAAAGCCACGACGTCACGCATCTGTTTTACAACTACCAGTACGAACTCAATGAGCGCGAGCGGGACGCGGCGGTGGAAAAAGCACTGCGCAAGGTGATTTGCGAAGGCTTCGACGACAGCGTGATCCTGCCGCCGGGGTCGGTGATGACCGGCAATCATGAGATGTATAAAGTGTTTACGCCGTTTAAAAACGCGTGGCTGAAGCGATTGAAAGAGGGGATGCCGGAGTGTGCGGCGGCGCCGAAAGCGCGTGACAGGGCGGCGGTGGCGCCGCAGCAAAAAATCACGCTCAATTATCCGCAGCAGCAATTTGACCGGACCCTTTTTCCCGTTGACGAGAAAGCGGTGATAGCGCAGCTGCGCCAGTTCTGCCAGCAGGGTGCGGGAGAATATGAGCATCAGCGGGATTTCCCGGCGACGGACGGCACCAGCCGTTTATCGGCCAGCCTGGCGACGGGCGGCCTGTCGCCGCGCCAGTGTCTGCATCGCCTGCTGGCTGAGCATCCGCAGGCGCTGGACGGCGGCGCGGGCAGCGTCTGGCTGAATGAGCTTATCTGGCGTGAGTTTTACCGGCATCTGATGACCCGGAATCCGGCGCTGTGCAAACATCGCCCGTTTATCGCCTGGACTGACAGGGTCGCCTGGCGGGATAACGCCGCGCACTTTCAGGCCTGGCAGGAGGGAAAAACCGGCTATCCGATTGTTGATGCGGCAATGCGCCAGCTCAACGCCACCGGCTGGATGCACAACCGCCTGCGTATGATAACGGCCAGTTTTCTGGTGAAGGATCTGCTGATCGACTGGCGTAAAGGCGAGCGCTATTTCATGTCACAACTGATAGATGGCGATCTTGCCGCCAACAACGGCGGTTGGCAGTGGGCGGCTTCGACCGGCACCGACGCCGCGCCCTATTTCCGCATCTTCAATCCCACCACCCAAGGGGAGAAGTTCGATCGCGACGGGGAGTTTATCCGCCGTTGGATCCCTGAACTGCGCGAGGTGCCGGGCAAAGCGATTCACGAACCGTGGAAATGGGCGAACAGCGTGGGCGTAACGCTCAGCTATCCGCAGCCGGTTGTCGATCATAAACAGGCGCGGGCGACAACGCTTGCCGCCTATGAAGCGGCACGAAAAGGCGCGTAA
- a CDS encoding IS4-like element ISCro6 family transposase: MLSTWLDDTQTWAEPASLSCFQRAIPLEWISQVLDSTNKASIRKRKLPAELVVWLIVGMGLYRDRSITDVVTKLDLVLSSQEGETLAASSVARARQRLSDEPLRELFTLTASHWTQQEDKDDLWHGLRLFAVDGTLFRTPDTPELAEHFEYIKHRPDRHTEYPMVRLCAMMSLRSRLIHGVKFGPANTGEVSYAKQLSPQAKSLTLFDRCYLSAELLINWQRRQQEAHWLVPLKGNTKYRIVETFAGGDHLVEMQVSPQARKQDSSLPENWQARLIEYEDESGDYKGFITSLTEPGQYPAEALRYVYQERWSIENGYGELKQFQLSTATLLRSQKVSGIYQEIWGLLTAYNLIRMEMSQIAREAKVPPLRISFVMAMRLIQDELVWCSLGKPGTIPTKLKKMRENVKQFILPEKRKRPKKRTVRISKTQYPVHSKHLK; this comes from the coding sequence ATGCTTTCGACCTGGCTTGACGATACCCAGACCTGGGCTGAACCCGCTTCACTTTCCTGTTTTCAGCGTGCCATTCCCCTTGAGTGGATTTCTCAGGTCCTTGATTCCACCAATAAAGCCAGTATCCGTAAACGTAAGCTCCCCGCAGAACTCGTGGTCTGGCTGATTGTGGGCATGGGCCTGTATCGCGACCGCTCCATCACGGACGTTGTGACAAAACTCGATCTCGTCCTGAGTTCACAGGAAGGCGAGACTCTCGCCGCCAGCTCTGTTGCCCGGGCCCGTCAGAGACTCAGTGACGAACCGCTCCGGGAGCTCTTCACCCTGACGGCCAGCCACTGGACGCAGCAGGAAGACAAGGATGACCTCTGGCACGGGCTGCGCCTGTTTGCCGTTGATGGCACGCTTTTTCGTACTCCCGATACGCCCGAACTTGCTGAGCATTTTGAGTACATAAAGCATCGTCCGGACAGACACACCGAGTACCCGATGGTCAGGCTGTGCGCCATGATGTCACTGCGCAGCAGATTGATTCACGGCGTAAAATTCGGCCCGGCAAACACCGGAGAAGTCAGTTACGCGAAACAGTTATCGCCGCAGGCGAAGAGCCTGACCCTGTTTGACCGATGTTATCTGTCCGCAGAGTTACTGATTAACTGGCAGCGCAGGCAGCAGGAAGCGCACTGGCTGGTTCCCCTGAAGGGCAATACAAAATACCGCATAGTTGAAACCTTCGCCGGAGGAGACCATCTGGTGGAGATGCAGGTCTCGCCGCAGGCCCGCAAACAGGACAGTTCGCTGCCAGAAAACTGGCAGGCCCGGCTAATAGAATATGAAGATGAATCAGGTGATTACAAAGGTTTTATCACCTCTCTGACAGAGCCGGGGCAGTATCCGGCAGAGGCGCTGCGTTATGTATATCAGGAACGATGGAGCATAGAAAATGGTTATGGAGAACTGAAACAGTTCCAGCTGAGCACAGCCACGCTGTTGCGCAGTCAGAAAGTGAGCGGGATTTACCAGGAAATATGGGGCCTGCTGACGGCCTATAATCTGATACGGATGGAGATGAGTCAGATAGCACGGGAAGCAAAAGTGCCGCCGCTGCGGATAAGCTTCGTGATGGCGATGAGACTAATCCAGGATGAACTTGTCTGGTGCTCACTGGGTAAACCGGGGACGATCCCAACGAAGCTAAAGAAAATGCGGGAGAATGTGAAGCAATTTATCCTGCCAGAAAAGAGAAAACGGCCCAAAAAGAGGACCGTCAGAATCTCAAAAACCCAGTATCCCGTTCACTCAAAACATCTTAAGTGA
- a CDS encoding YbfA family protein produces the protein MELYKDYPAHVILLRRTFAVVAGVLALPVMLFWKDRARFYSYLHRVWSKTSDKPVWMAQAEKATCDFY, from the coding sequence ATGGAACTCTATAAAGACTATCCGGCGCATGTCATTTTGTTACGCCGTACTTTCGCCGTCGTGGCGGGAGTCCTGGCGCTGCCGGTCATGCTGTTCTGGAAAGACCGCGCCCGTTTTTACAGCTACCTGCACCGCGTCTGGTCGAAGACCAGCGATAAGCCGGTATGGATGGCGCAGGCAGAGAAAGCGACCTGCGACTTTTACTGA
- the kdpF gene encoding K(+)-transporting ATPase subunit F, with protein MIIGIVLICLLVIYLVFALIHAEAF; from the coding sequence GTGATAATCGGCATCGTGCTGATTTGCTTATTAGTAATTTATCTGGTGTTTGCCTTAATCCATGCGGAGGCGTTCTGA
- the kdpA gene encoding potassium-transporting ATPase subunit KdpA, whose protein sequence is MAAQGFLLIASFLSLLFLLARPVGAGLTRLINTKPLPGTAGIERVLWRGLGISAQEMSWKQYLLAILSVNLLGLAALFMLLRFQHLLPLNPQQLPGLSWHLALNTAVSFVTNTNWQSYGGETTLSYFSQMAGLTVQNFLSAATGVAVAFALIRGFTRQSISTLGNAWVDLTRITLWILFPLALLIALFFIQQGVPQNLLPYQPYTTLEGVKQLLPMGPVASQEAIKMLGTNGGGFFNANSAHPFENPTALTNMVQMLAIFLLPAALCFAFGDAAGDRRQGRMLLWAMSLMFIVCAAVVMWAEVQGNPHLLQYGADSSLNMEGKESRFGVVVSSLFAVVTTAASCGAVIAMHDSFTALGGMVPMWLMQIGEVVFGGVGSGLYGMLLFVLLAVFIAGLMIGRTPEYLGKKIDVREMKMTALAILVTPALVLSGSALAMMSEAGRSAMLNPGAHGFSEVLYAVSSAANNNGSAFAGLGANTPFWNCLLAFCMFVGRFGVIIPVMAIAGSLAVKKRQPTTAGTLATHDALFVGLLTGTVLLVGALTFIPALALGPVAEHLSLR, encoded by the coding sequence ATGGCCGCACAAGGATTTCTGCTTATCGCCAGTTTTTTATCCCTTTTGTTTCTCCTTGCCAGACCCGTCGGCGCGGGCCTCACGCGTTTAATCAACACGAAGCCTTTGCCGGGGACGGCCGGAATCGAGCGCGTACTCTGGCGCGGGCTGGGTATTTCCGCGCAGGAGATGAGCTGGAAACAGTATCTGCTGGCGATACTTTCTGTGAACCTGCTGGGGCTGGCGGCGCTCTTTATGCTGCTGCGGTTCCAGCACCTGTTACCGCTGAATCCGCAGCAGTTGCCGGGGCTCTCCTGGCATCTGGCGCTGAACACGGCGGTCAGCTTTGTCACCAACACCAACTGGCAGTCGTACGGCGGGGAAACCACCCTGAGCTATTTCAGCCAGATGGCGGGGCTGACAGTGCAAAACTTTCTGTCGGCGGCGACCGGTGTCGCCGTAGCGTTTGCCCTGATCCGTGGATTTACCCGCCAGAGTATCAGCACGCTGGGTAACGCCTGGGTGGATCTGACGCGCATTACCCTGTGGATCCTGTTCCCCCTCGCGCTGCTTATCGCCCTGTTCTTCATTCAGCAAGGCGTGCCGCAAAACCTGCTGCCGTATCAGCCGTACACCACCCTCGAAGGGGTAAAACAGCTGCTGCCGATGGGCCCGGTCGCCTCGCAGGAAGCGATCAAAATGCTTGGCACCAACGGCGGCGGCTTCTTCAACGCCAACTCGGCGCATCCGTTTGAGAACCCAACCGCGCTGACCAATATGGTGCAGATGCTGGCCATCTTTTTGCTTCCGGCGGCGCTCTGTTTCGCCTTTGGCGACGCGGCGGGCGATCGCCGCCAGGGCCGGATGCTGCTGTGGGCCATGTCGCTGATGTTTATCGTCTGCGCGGCGGTGGTGATGTGGGCTGAAGTACAGGGCAATCCGCATCTGTTGCAGTACGGCGCGGACAGCAGTCTTAACATGGAAGGCAAAGAGAGTCGCTTTGGCGTGGTCGTCAGCAGCCTGTTCGCCGTGGTGACTACCGCCGCCTCCTGCGGCGCGGTGATTGCCATGCATGACTCGTTTACCGCGCTGGGCGGCATGGTGCCGATGTGGCTGATGCAGATCGGCGAAGTGGTGTTCGGCGGCGTCGGCTCCGGTCTTTACGGCATGCTGCTGTTCGTGCTGCTGGCGGTGTTTATCGCCGGACTGATGATTGGCCGCACGCCGGAGTATCTCGGCAAAAAAATTGACGTGCGGGAGATGAAAATGACCGCGCTGGCGATCCTCGTCACTCCGGCGCTGGTGCTGTCCGGCAGCGCGCTGGCGATGATGAGCGAAGCGGGACGCAGCGCGATGCTTAACCCCGGCGCGCACGGTTTTAGCGAAGTGCTGTACGCCGTCTCATCCGCCGCCAATAACAACGGCAGCGCCTTTGCCGGGCTTGGCGCCAACACGCCGTTCTGGAACTGTCTGCTGGCCTTTTGCATGTTTGTCGGTCGCTTCGGAGTGATTATTCCGGTGATGGCGATTGCCGGTTCGCTGGCGGTGAAAAAGCGCCAGCCGACCACTGCGGGAACGCTGGCGACGCATGACGCCCTGTTTGTCGGGCTGTTAACGGGCACCGTGCTGTTGGTGGGCGCGCTGACCTTTATTCCTGCCCTGGCGCTTGGCCCTGTGGCTGAACACCTTTCCTTACGCTAA
- the kdpB gene encoding potassium-transporting ATPase subunit KdpB translates to MSRKQLALFEPPLVTQALTEAVKKLSPRAQWRNPVMFIVWIGSLLTTLIALAMFSGLMSGNAWFSGAICLWLWITVLFANFAEALAEGRSKAQANSLKGVKKSAFARKLCEPKYGAQAEQVPAEALRKGDIVLVEAGDIIPCDGEVIEGGASVDESAITGESAPVIRESGGDFASVTGGTRILSDWLVIECSVNPGETFLDRMIAMVEGAQRRKTPNEIALTILLIALTIVFLLATATLWPFSAWGGQAVSITVLIALLVCLIPTTIGGLLSAIGVAGMSRMLGANVIATSGRAVEAAGDVDVLLLDKTGTITLGNRQASAFLPANGVDERALADAAQLASLADETPEGRSIAILARQRFNLRERDAQSLHATFVPFTAQSRMSGINIDNRTIRKGSVDAIRRYVAANGGQFPEDVGQKVDSVARNGATPLVVVEGARVLGVIALKDIVKGGIKERFAQLRKMGIKTVMITGDNRLTAAAIAAEAGVDDFLAEATPEAKLALIRQYQAEGRLVAMTGDGTNDAPALAQADVAVAMNSGTQAAKEAGNMVDLDSNPTKLIEVVHIGKQMLMTRGSLTTFSIANDVAKYFAIIPAAFAATYPQLNALNIMRLHSPDSAILSAVIFNALIIVFLIPLALKGVSYRPLSASAMLRRNLWIYGLGGLLAPFIGIKVIDLLLTLSGLV, encoded by the coding sequence ATGAGTCGCAAACAACTGGCGCTGTTCGAACCCCCCCTGGTGACTCAGGCGCTGACAGAGGCCGTTAAAAAATTATCTCCCCGCGCCCAGTGGCGCAATCCGGTGATGTTTATCGTCTGGATCGGCAGCCTGTTGACCACGCTGATCGCCCTTGCGATGTTCAGCGGCCTGATGTCCGGCAATGCGTGGTTCAGCGGGGCGATCTGCCTGTGGCTGTGGATCACCGTATTGTTCGCCAACTTTGCCGAAGCGCTGGCCGAAGGACGCAGTAAAGCGCAGGCTAACAGCCTGAAAGGGGTTAAAAAAAGCGCCTTCGCCCGTAAGCTGTGTGAACCGAAATACGGCGCGCAGGCAGAGCAGGTCCCGGCAGAGGCACTGCGCAAAGGCGATATCGTGCTGGTAGAGGCTGGCGATATTATCCCCTGCGATGGCGAAGTGATTGAAGGCGGCGCGTCGGTGGACGAAAGCGCCATTACCGGCGAGTCTGCGCCGGTGATCCGCGAGTCCGGCGGCGATTTCGCCTCGGTCACCGGCGGAACGCGCATTCTCTCTGACTGGCTGGTGATCGAATGCAGCGTAAACCCCGGTGAAACCTTTCTCGACCGGATGATCGCGATGGTCGAAGGCGCGCAGCGTCGCAAGACGCCGAACGAAATCGCGCTGACCATACTGCTGATTGCGCTGACTATCGTTTTTCTGCTGGCAACGGCGACCCTGTGGCCGTTTTCCGCCTGGGGCGGTCAGGCAGTCAGCATCACCGTGCTGATTGCCCTGCTGGTGTGCCTGATCCCGACCACCATCGGCGGCCTGCTCTCCGCGATCGGCGTCGCCGGGATGAGCAGAATGCTCGGCGCAAACGTCATCGCCACCAGCGGCCGCGCGGTGGAAGCGGCAGGCGACGTGGACGTGCTGTTACTGGATAAAACCGGCACCATCACCCTTGGCAACCGTCAGGCCTCGGCGTTCCTGCCGGCCAACGGCGTGGATGAAAGAGCGCTGGCCGACGCAGCGCAGCTCGCCTCTTTGGCGGATGAAACGCCGGAAGGCCGCAGTATCGCCATCCTCGCCAGGCAGCGTTTCAACCTCCGCGAGCGCGACGCGCAGTCGCTGCACGCAACGTTCGTACCGTTTACCGCCCAGAGCCGGATGAGCGGGATTAACATCGACAACCGGACAATCCGTAAAGGCTCTGTCGACGCCATTCGCCGCTATGTGGCGGCCAATGGCGGACAGTTTCCCGAAGATGTCGGGCAAAAAGTGGACAGCGTCGCCCGCAATGGCGCCACGCCGCTCGTGGTAGTGGAAGGCGCGCGGGTGCTGGGGGTGATCGCATTAAAAGATATCGTCAAAGGCGGGATTAAAGAGCGTTTCGCTCAGCTGCGCAAAATGGGGATCAAAACGGTCATGATCACCGGCGATAACCGACTGACGGCGGCGGCCATCGCTGCGGAAGCGGGCGTGGACGACTTCCTCGCCGAAGCAACGCCAGAAGCCAAGCTGGCGCTGATTCGCCAGTACCAGGCCGAGGGGCGTCTGGTGGCGATGACCGGGGATGGCACCAACGACGCCCCGGCGCTGGCTCAGGCGGACGTCGCGGTGGCGATGAACTCCGGCACCCAGGCGGCTAAAGAAGCGGGCAACATGGTCGATCTCGACTCCAACCCGACCAAGCTTATTGAGGTGGTGCATATCGGCAAACAGATGCTGATGACGCGCGGCTCGCTGACCACCTTCAGTATCGCTAATGACGTGGCGAAGTACTTCGCGATCATCCCGGCCGCCTTTGCCGCGACCTATCCGCAGTTGAACGCGCTGAACATTATGCGCCTGCATTCGCCGGATTCCGCTATTCTCAGCGCGGTGATTTTTAATGCGCTGATCATCGTTTTTCTGATCCCGCTGGCGCTGAAAGGCGTGAGCTACAGGCCGCTCTCTGCCTCAGCGATGCTGCGCCGCAACCTGTGGATTTATGGCCTCGGCGGCCTGCTGGCGCCGTTTATCGGGATTAAAGTGATTGATTTACTGCTGACCCTGTCGGGTCTGGTGTGA
- the kdpC gene encoding potassium-transporting ATPase subunit KdpC: MSQLRPLLSTLVFLMLMTGGVYPLLTTALGQGWFAPQANGSLIIEDNVVRGSALIGQNFTAEGYFHGRPSATADMPYNPLASGGSNLAASNPALDAELQRRIAALRAANPQASATVPVELVTASASGLDNNLTPAAVAWQIPRVARARNLSVETVTQLVAKYSQTPPVSFIGQPVVNLVELNLALDKL; encoded by the coding sequence ATGAGTCAACTACGTCCCCTGTTGTCGACGCTGGTTTTCCTGATGCTAATGACCGGCGGCGTCTATCCGCTGCTGACCACCGCCCTCGGGCAAGGGTGGTTTGCGCCGCAGGCTAACGGTTCGCTGATTATTGAAGATAACGTCGTGCGCGGATCGGCGCTGATTGGACAAAACTTTACCGCCGAAGGCTACTTTCATGGCCGCCCTTCGGCAACCGCCGACATGCCTTATAACCCGCTGGCGTCCGGCGGCAGCAACCTTGCGGCCAGCAATCCTGCGCTGGACGCAGAGCTACAGCGCCGGATTGCCGCCCTGCGCGCCGCCAATCCGCAGGCCAGCGCGACGGTGCCGGTCGAGCTGGTCACCGCCTCCGCCAGCGGGCTGGATAACAACCTGACGCCCGCAGCGGTTGCCTGGCAGATCCCGCGCGTCGCCCGGGCGCGAAATCTCAGCGTTGAAACGGTAACGCAGCTGGTTGCAAAATACAGTCAAACGCCGCCGGTCAGCTTTATCGGCCAGCCGGTCGTGAACCTTGTGGAACTCAATTTAGCGCTGGATAAGCTCTGA
- the kdpD gene encoding two-component system sensor histidine kinase KdpD codes for MVNEEPLRPDPDRLLEQTAAPHRGKLKIFFGACAGVGKTWAMLAEAQRLRAQGLDVLVGVVETHGRQETAALLEGLVLLPLKRQAHRGRHISEFDLDAALARRPALILVDELAHSNAPGSRHPRRWQDIEELLDAGIDVFTTVNVQHLESLNDVVSGVTGIQVRETVPDPFFDAADEVVLVDLPPDDLHQRLKEGKVYFAGQAERAIERFFRKGNLIALRELALRRTADRVDEQMRAWRARPGEDKVWHTRDAILLCIGHNTGSEKLVRAAARLASRLGSVWHAVYVETPALHRLAEKQRRDILSALRLAQELGAETATLSDPCADKAAVRYAREHNLGKIVLGRPSSRRWWRKDNFAERLAKRAPELDVLIVALDEPPRRALPAVPDTRSVKDKWRVQIQGCLVAVALCAITTVIASQWLAAFDEANLVMLYLLGVVVVSLFYGRWPSVFATVISVISFDLFFIAPRGTLAVSDVQYLLTFAVMLTVGLVVGNLTAGVRYQARVARYREQRARHLYEMSKALAMGRSEQDIAAISERFIASTFHARSQVLLPDEHGRLVPLTRQQGITPWDDAIARWSFDKGLPAGAGTDTLPAVPYQFMPLRCAEKTYGLVIVEPGNLRQLMIPEQQRLLETFTLLVANALERLTLTASEEQARLASERESLRNALLAALSHDLRTPLTVLFGQAEILTLDLASEGSAHAKQASEIRQQILNTTRLVNNLLDMARIQSGGFNLHKEWLTLEEVVGSALKMLEPGLLQPVNLSLPAPLTLIHVDGPLFERVLINLLENAIKYAGPQAEIGIDAQVTNNRLQLEVWDNGPGIPEGQQQFIFDKFARGNKESAVPGVGLGLAICRAIVEVHGGTLTVRNRPQGGACFRVTLVQEPPPALEDFHEAM; via the coding sequence ATGGTTAATGAAGAACCGCTACGCCCGGACCCCGATCGCCTGCTGGAGCAGACCGCCGCGCCGCATCGCGGCAAACTGAAAATTTTCTTCGGCGCCTGTGCGGGCGTCGGAAAAACCTGGGCGATGCTGGCAGAAGCGCAGCGTCTGCGCGCGCAGGGACTGGACGTGCTGGTTGGCGTGGTGGAAACCCACGGACGTCAGGAGACCGCCGCCCTGCTGGAGGGGCTGGTGCTCCTGCCGCTGAAGCGCCAGGCGCATCGCGGACGACACATCAGCGAGTTCGATCTCGACGCCGCCCTCGCCCGCCGTCCGGCGCTGATCCTGGTGGACGAACTGGCGCACAGCAACGCGCCAGGCTCCCGACATCCCCGGCGCTGGCAGGATATCGAAGAACTGCTCGACGCCGGTATCGATGTGTTCACCACCGTTAACGTTCAGCATCTGGAAAGCCTTAACGATGTGGTCAGCGGCGTGACCGGCATTCAGGTGCGTGAAACCGTACCGGACCCCTTCTTCGACGCCGCCGACGAAGTGGTGCTGGTGGACCTGCCGCCGGACGATCTGCACCAGCGTCTGAAAGAGGGCAAGGTGTATTTCGCCGGCCAGGCCGAACGCGCGATCGAACGTTTCTTTCGCAAAGGCAATCTGATCGCCCTGCGTGAACTGGCCCTGCGCCGTACCGCCGACCGGGTGGATGAACAAATGCGCGCCTGGCGCGCGCGTCCCGGCGAAGATAAGGTCTGGCACACCCGTGACGCCATCCTGCTGTGCATCGGGCATAACACCGGCAGCGAAAAGCTGGTGCGCGCCGCCGCACGTCTGGCTTCCCGGCTGGGCAGCGTCTGGCATGCGGTGTATGTGGAGACGCCCGCGCTGCACCGCCTGGCGGAAAAACAGCGCCGGGATATTCTGAGCGCCCTGCGGCTGGCGCAGGAGCTGGGCGCGGAAACCGCTACCCTTTCCGATCCCTGCGCTGACAAAGCGGCGGTCCGCTACGCCCGCGAGCATAATCTTGGCAAAATTGTGCTCGGACGCCCCTCGTCGCGGCGCTGGTGGCGAAAAGACAACTTTGCGGAGCGGCTGGCTAAACGCGCCCCCGAGCTGGATGTACTGATTGTCGCGCTGGACGAACCGCCCCGGCGCGCGCTGCCAGCGGTGCCGGATACGCGCAGCGTTAAGGATAAATGGCGCGTGCAGATTCAGGGCTGTCTGGTCGCCGTCGCGCTGTGCGCCATCACGACCGTTATTGCCAGCCAATGGCTGGCGGCCTTCGACGAGGCGAATCTGGTGATGCTGTATCTGCTCGGCGTGGTGGTGGTTTCCCTGTTCTATGGCCGCTGGCCGTCGGTATTTGCCACCGTGATTAGCGTTATCAGCTTCGATCTGTTCTTTATTGCGCCGCGCGGGACGCTTGCCGTGTCGGACGTACAGTATTTACTCACCTTTGCGGTGATGCTGACGGTCGGCCTGGTGGTGGGCAACCTGACCGCTGGCGTGCGCTATCAGGCGCGCGTCGCCCGCTATCGGGAACAGCGCGCGCGCCACCTGTATGAAATGTCGAAAGCGCTGGCGATGGGCCGCAGCGAACAGGATATCGCCGCCATCAGCGAGCGCTTTATCGCCTCGACGTTTCACGCCCGCAGTCAGGTTTTGCTGCCGGACGAGCACGGCAGACTGGTTCCACTCACCCGCCAGCAGGGCATCACTCCGTGGGATGACGCCATCGCCCGCTGGAGTTTTGACAAAGGGCTGCCTGCGGGCGCGGGCACCGACACGCTTCCCGCCGTGCCGTATCAGTTTATGCCCTTGCGCTGCGCGGAGAAAACCTACGGCCTGGTGATTGTCGAACCGGGAAATCTGCGCCAGCTGATGATCCCCGAACAGCAGCGTCTGCTGGAAACCTTTACCCTGCTGGTGGCGAACGCGCTGGAGCGCCTGACGCTGACGGCCAGCGAAGAGCAGGCCCGTCTGGCAAGCGAGCGGGAAAGCCTGCGTAACGCCCTGCTCGCCGCACTCTCCCACGATCTGCGCACCCCGCTGACGGTGCTGTTCGGCCAGGCGGAGATCCTCACCCTCGACCTCGCCAGTGAAGGCTCTGCGCACGCGAAACAGGCCAGCGAGATCCGCCAGCAGATCCTGAACACCACCCGGCTGGTGAATAATCTGCTGGATATGGCGCGCATTCAGTCCGGCGGTTTTAATCTTCATAAAGAGTGGCTTACTCTTGAGGAAGTGGTTGGCAGCGCGCTAAAAATGCTGGAGCCGGGCTTACTCCAGCCGGTGAATCTTTCGCTGCCTGCGCCGCTGACGCTGATTCACGTCGATGGTCCGCTGTTCGAGCGGGTGCTGATCAATCTGCTGGAAAATGCCATAAAATATGCCGGTCCGCAGGCGGAGATCGGTATTGACGCCCAGGTGACGAACAACCGGTTGCAGCTTGAGGTGTGGGATAACGGGCCGGGGATCCCCGAAGGCCAGCAGCAGTTCATCTTTGACAAATTCGCCAGAGGCAATAAAGAGTCCGCGGTGCCCGGCGTCGGGCTGGGGCTGGCGATTTGCCGGGCAATTGTTGAAGTGCATGGCGGAACTCTCACCGTTCGTAACCGCCCTCAGGGCGGCGCCTGCTTCCGTGTTACACTGGTACAGGAGCCGCCCCCGGCGCTTGAAGATTTTCATGAGGCTATGTGA
- the kdpE gene encoding two-component system response regulator KdpE yields MTNVLIVEDEQAIRRFLRSALEGDGLRVFEAETLQRGLLEAATRKPDLIILDLGLPDGDGIDFIRDLRQWSAVPVIVLSARSEESDKIAALDAGADDYLSKPFGIGELQARLRVALRRHASAPAPEPVVRFSDVTIDLAARLIHRGEKEIHLTPIEFRLLAVMLNNAGKVLTQRQLLNQVWGPNAVEHSHYLRIYMAHLRQKLEQDPARPRHFITETGIGYRFMP; encoded by the coding sequence GTGACAAACGTTCTGATTGTTGAAGATGAACAGGCCATTCGCCGCTTTCTGCGCAGCGCGCTGGAAGGCGACGGGCTGCGCGTGTTCGAAGCCGAAACCCTGCAGCGCGGATTGCTGGAGGCGGCGACGCGTAAACCCGATCTCATTATTCTCGATCTCGGTCTGCCGGACGGCGACGGTATCGATTTTATTCGCGACCTGCGGCAGTGGAGCGCGGTCCCGGTGATTGTGCTTTCCGCCCGCAGCGAAGAGAGCGACAAAATCGCCGCGCTTGATGCCGGCGCCGATGACTATCTGAGTAAACCCTTTGGCATTGGCGAGCTACAGGCGCGCCTGCGCGTGGCCCTGCGCCGCCACGCCTCCGCGCCCGCCCCAGAACCGGTTGTGCGCTTTTCCGATGTGACGATCGATCTTGCCGCGCGTCTGATTCATCGCGGCGAAAAGGAAATCCATCTGACGCCAATAGAGTTTCGTTTGCTGGCCGTCATGCTCAATAACGCCGGAAAAGTGCTGACGCAACGACAGCTGTTGAATCAGGTCTGGGGGCCGAACGCGGTCGAGCACAGCCACTATTTGCGTATTTATATGGCCCACCTGCGGCAAAAACTGGAGCAGGATCCTGCGCGCCCGCGGCATTTTATTACCGAAACCGGCATTGGCTATCGCTTTATGCCATGA